One window of Myxococcales bacterium genomic DNA carries:
- the rpmG gene encoding 50S ribosomal protein L33, producing the protein MAANEKADQPGRLRIALACEVCGERNYKTTIARRDGSQPLQLKKFCKTCEKHTLHKESK; encoded by the coding sequence GTGGCTGCGAACGAAAAGGCCGACCAACCTGGACGGCTCCGTATTGCCCTCGCTTGCGAGGTCTGCGGCGAACGCAACTACAAGACGACAATCGCGCGCCGCGACGGCTCGCAGCCACTCCAGCTCAAGAAGTTCTGCAAGACCTGCGAAAAGCACACGCTGCACAAGGAGAGTAAGTGA
- the tuf gene encoding elongation factor Tu, whose protein sequence is MAKEKFVRSKPHVNVGTIGHIDHGKTTLTAALVKVQSKKNLAKEIKYADIAKGGIVRDDTKTVTIAVSHVEYETATRHYAHVDCPGHADYIKNMITGAAQMDGAILVVSALDSVMPQTREHVLLARQVGLNDIVVFLNKCDAVEDPEMLELVEMEVRELLAKYKFKGDDAKIVRGAALPALQGDAKWEATIDELLAALDSEIPQPQREVDKPFLMAVEDVFSIKGRGTVATGRIERGKVHINDEVEVIGFERDKKTVVTGVEMFRKQMDEGQAGDNVGCLLRGIDKDMIERGQIIAAPGSIKPHKKFMGEVYVLKKEEGGRHTPFFTNYKPQFYIRTTDVTGSVKLPDGIKMVMPGDNVTVEVELITNVALEEQMRFAIREGGKTVGAGVVTKIIE, encoded by the coding sequence ATGGCCAAGGAGAAATTCGTACGTTCGAAGCCCCATGTGAACGTGGGCACGATTGGTCACATCGACCACGGCAAGACGACGCTGACGGCGGCTCTGGTGAAGGTGCAGAGCAAGAAGAATCTCGCGAAGGAGATCAAGTACGCCGACATCGCGAAGGGCGGAATCGTCCGTGACGACACGAAGACGGTGACCATCGCGGTCTCGCACGTGGAGTACGAGACGGCGACCCGGCACTACGCGCACGTCGATTGCCCCGGTCACGCCGACTACATCAAGAACATGATCACCGGCGCAGCGCAGATGGACGGCGCTATTCTGGTGGTGAGCGCGCTGGACAGCGTGATGCCGCAGACTCGTGAGCACGTGCTGCTCGCGCGACAGGTCGGGCTGAACGACATCGTGGTGTTCTTGAACAAGTGCGACGCGGTGGAAGACCCGGAGATGCTCGAGCTGGTCGAGATGGAAGTCCGGGAGCTCCTGGCCAAGTACAAGTTCAAGGGGGACGACGCGAAGATCGTGCGCGGCGCCGCGCTGCCCGCGCTGCAAGGCGATGCGAAGTGGGAAGCGACGATCGACGAGCTGCTCGCCGCGCTGGACTCGGAGATCCCGCAGCCCCAGCGCGAGGTGGACAAGCCCTTCCTGATGGCGGTCGAGGACGTGTTCTCGATCAAGGGCCGTGGAACGGTGGCGACGGGCCGCATCGAGCGCGGCAAGGTCCACATCAACGACGAGGTCGAGGTGATCGGCTTCGAGCGCGACAAGAAGACGGTCGTGACGGGCGTCGAGATGTTCCGCAAGCAGATGGACGAGGGTCAGGCTGGCGACAACGTGGGCTGCCTGCTCCGCGGCATCGACAAGGACATGATCGAGCGCGGTCAGATCATCGCAGCACCGGGTAGCATCAAGCCGCACAAGAAGTTCATGGGCGAGGTGTACGTGCTGAAGAAGGAGGAGGGTGGCCGCCACACTCCGTTCTTCACCAACTACAAACCGCAGTTCTACATCCGGACGACCGACGTCACGGGGAGCGTGAAGCTGCCCGACGGCATCAAGATGGTGATGCCGGGTGACAACGTGACGGTGGAAGTGGAGCTCATCACCAACGTGGCGCTGGAGGAGCAAATGCGCTTCGCCATCCGTGAGGGCGGCAAGACCGTCGGCGCGGGCGTCGTCACCAAGATCATCGAGTAA
- a CDS encoding type II toxin-antitoxin system RelE/ParE family toxin, with protein MTLRLIIEPEAETELEEAADRYEESVPGLGLEFLEEMRQRTRDVLDNPQRFPPFGGVGGGQCAHAVGRFPHLVVYLQVADAVHILAYMHPRQRPGYWGDRVPTR; from the coding sequence ATGACACTGCGGCTCATCATCGAGCCCGAGGCCGAAACCGAACTCGAAGAGGCGGCAGATCGCTACGAAGAGAGCGTTCCCGGCCTCGGCCTGGAGTTCCTTGAGGAAATGCGGCAACGCACACGCGACGTTCTGGACAATCCGCAGCGCTTTCCGCCATTCGGGGGCGTGGGAGGTGGGCAGTGCGCGCATGCCGTCGGCCGATTCCCACATCTGGTCGTGTACCTGCAGGTCGCCGACGCGGTTCACATTCTCGCGTACATGCACCCTCGGCAGCGCCCCGGTTACTGGGGCGACCGGGTGCCAACTCGATAG
- a CDS encoding DUF559 domain-containing protein: MSRKLTHSHVIEARARAMRFAPTPAEEALWRELSGQKLGAVVRRQYVIGRYIADFAVPSARLVIEVDGAYHAARRAADARRDRELGRRGWRVLRLPAELVAQDLGEAVARVRAALGG; encoded by the coding sequence ATGTCTCGGAAGCTCACTCACTCGCACGTCATCGAAGCTCGGGCACGCGCCATGCGCTTCGCGCCAACGCCTGCGGAAGAGGCGCTGTGGCGGGAGCTCTCCGGCCAGAAGCTGGGCGCGGTCGTCCGTCGCCAGTACGTCATCGGCCGGTACATTGCGGACTTCGCCGTTCCTTCCGCGCGCCTCGTGATTGAAGTTGATGGTGCGTATCACGCGGCGCGGCGCGCGGCGGATGCGCGCCGGGACCGCGAGCTTGGTCGCCGCGGGTGGCGCGTGCTGCGGCTGCCGGCAGAGCTCGTGGCGCAAGACCTCGGGGAAGCCGTCGCGCGGGTGCGCGCGGCGCTCGGCGGGTGA